In Solanum pennellii chromosome 3, SPENNV200, a single window of DNA contains:
- the LOC107014648 gene encoding ABC transporter A family member 7-like isoform X1, producing MADSVHGPTSFSTQANALLRKNFTFQKRDIKSNIRLISVPIILCLLLVFLQNWVNKELDKPWNRCGCKCIDENGEGKCEEVCGIEYSDLNQAISCSIPRPLEWPPLLQIPESTYRAVQTDFISYGDLPDDSCKISGSCPATILLTGTNQTLGESMGTNLFSSGSTLDYSDIFYSLAYNVLGSESQSKYMNFLEAAFFSNQTVYNVRSQCSPDFTFSLPLDFGSVAVQQEISCVKGLHLWRNSSHEINDELHKGYMNGNPERKINEIIAAYDFLNSNRNGFNVSIWYNSSYKNGKSNQPLALTRVPRSVNLASNAYILDLLGPSARILFEFVKEMPKPETKLNLDFASLLGPLFFTWVVSQLFPVVLIALVYEKQQKLRIMMKMHGLGDGPYWLISYAYFLFVASIYMLCFVIFGSLVGLKFFLLNDYAIQFVFYFIYINLQESLAFLVAAFFSNVQAATGLLSVIEVVVNIATIAHMKKNVYENDDEPIFLINFQQLILYDRFCLLDIVTVIGYVMVFANGLLSSFLFQFFLQDETFSRGWIIVMELYPGFSLFRGLYEFSHYAFKGNYLGTDGMRWKDLSDGKNGMKEVLIIMLVQWLVFLFLGYYVDQIASSGKYSLCFMWHSRKRPPPSSRKHSFRRQGSKVFVQMEKPDVAQERERVEQLLESSTGHAVICDNLEKVYPGKDGNPEKFAVRGLSLALPQGECFGMLGPNGAGKTTFINMMIGLIKPSSGTAYAQGMDIRTDMDMIYTNMGVCPQHDLLWEILTGREHLLFYGRLKNLEGADLTQAVEESLKSVNLFHGGVADKKAGKYSGGMKRRLSVAISLIGDPKVVYMDEPSTGLDPSSRSNLWNVVKRAKQDRAIILTTHSMEEAEHLCDRLGIFVDGSLQCIGNPKELKARYGGSYVFTMTTSSDNEEEVEHMVQSLSPNANRIYHLSGTQKFELPKQEVRIADVFQAVEKAKSRFTVYAWGLADTTLEDVFIKVAHTAQAFNVLS from the exons ATGGCGGATTCGGTGCATGGTCCAACAAGCTTCTCCACTCAAGCCAATGCTCTCCTCAGAAAGAATTTTACTTTTCAG AAGCGAGATATCAAGTCTAATATTCGCCTCATTTCGGTTCCTATAATACTTTGTTTATTACTAGTTTTCCTTCAAAATTGGGTAAATAAGGAGTTGGATAAACCATGGAACCGATGTGGCTGTAAATGTATTGACGAAAATGGTGAAGGCAAATGTGAAGAAGTATGTGGTATCGAATACTCAGATTTGAACCAAGCCATCAGCTGTTCAATTCCTAGGCCACTGGAGTGGCCACCCTTGTTACAGATACCAGAATCAACGTATCGTGCTGTACAAACTGATTTTATATCATATGGGGACTTGCCTGATGATTCGTGCAAGATATCGGGTTCCTGTCCAGCTACTATACTTCTAACTGGAACTAATCAGACTCTTGGAGAAA GTATGGGTACAAATTTGTTCAGCAGTGGATCAACTCTGGATTACTCTGACATTTTCTATAGCTTAGCCTATAATGTATTG gGCTCTGAGTCACAGTCTAAGTATATGAATTTTCTTGAGGCAGCTTTCTTCTCTAACCAGACAGTCTACAATGTTCGGTCACAGTGTTCTCCTGACTTCACATTTTCTCTTCCACTAGATTTTGGTTCTGTCGCTGTTCAGCAAG AGATAAGTTGTGTAAAAGGTTTACACTTGTGGCGTAATAGTTCTCATGAGATCAATGATGAACTGCATAAGGGTTACATGAACGGGAATCCAGAGAGAAAGATAAATGAGATAATAGCAG caTATGATTTCCTTAACTCAAATAGGAATGGTTTCAATGTGAGTATTTGGTATAACTCTTCGTATAAGAATGGCAAAAGCAATCAACCTTTGGCTTTGACAAGGGTTCCTCGTTCAGTGAATTTG GCATCAAATGCCTACATTCTGGATTTGCTTGGACCTTCTGCAAGAATATTGTTTGAGTTTGTCAAAGAAATGCCCAAACCAGAAACAAAACTCAATCTGGACTTCGCTTCTCTCCTTGGACCACTATTCTTTACATGGGTGGTTTCACAACTTTTTCCT GTTGTTTTGATAGCTCTAGTTTATGAGAAGCAGCAAAAACTGAGGATCATGATGAAAATGCATGGACTTGGGGATGGTCCCTATTGGCTGATTTCTTATGCTTATTTTCTATTCGTAGCTTCTATATACATGTTATGTTTTGTGATTTTCGGCTCATTAGTAG GCTTGAAGTTCTTTTTGCTTAATGATTACGCCATCCAGTTCGTGTTTTACTTCATCTATATAAACTTGCAAGAGTCCCTTGCTTTTTTAGTTGCTGCATTTTTCTCTAATGTCCAGGCAGCCACAGGTTTACTATCTGTAATAGAAGTTGTTGTTAATATTGCAACGATTGCGCATATGAAAAAGAATGTTtatgagaatgatgatgaaccaatttttcttattaacttTCAGCAACTAATATTATATGACAGATTCTGCTTACTTGACATTGTAACAGTCATTGGCTATGTAATGGTGTTTGCAAATGGACTCTTGTCATCATTCCTTTTCCAGTTCTTTCTCCAGGATGAAACATTTTCCA GAGGCTGGATTATAGTTATGGAGCTATATCCTGGCTTTTCTCTTTTTCGTGGACTTTATGAGTTTTCCCATTATGCTTTCAAGGGTAATTATTTAGGAACGGATGGTATGAGATGGAAAGACTTGAGTGACGGAAAAAATGGAATGAAGGAGGTCCTAATTATTATGTTGGTGCAGTGGTTGGTGTTTCTCTTTCTTGGTTATTACGTTGATCAGATTGCTTCATCAGGGAAATATTCCCTATGTTTCATGTGGCACTCTAGAAAGAGGCCTCCGCCTTCCTCTAGGAAACATAGTTTTAGAAGGCAGGGGTCTAAAGTTTTCGTACAAATGGAGAAGCCTGATGTTGCTCAGGAG AGGGAGAGAGTTGAACAGTTGCTCGAATCAAGTACAGGTCATGCTGTCATTTGTGACAATTTGGAAAAGGTTTATCCAGGGAAAGATGGAAACCCTGAGAAATTTGCAGTGAGAGGATTGTCACTTGCTTTGCCTCAAGGGGAATGTTTTGGTATGCTAGGTCCCAATGGTGCTGGCAAAACTACTTTTATTAACATG ATGATTGGGCTCATAAAACCAAGCTCCGGTACTGCATATGCTCAAGGTATGGATATACGAACAGACATGGATATGATATACACCAACATGGGTGTATGTCCGCAGCATGA CTTGCTTTGGGAGATATTAACAGGAAGGGAGCATCTACTTTTCTATGGAAGGCTTAAAAATCTTGAAGGAGCAGACTTGACACAA GCAGTTGAAGAATCTCTTAAGAGTGTCAACTTGTTTCATGGAGGCGTTGCTGACAAGAAAGCTGGTAAATACAGTGGAGGAATGAAGAGGAGGCTAAGTGTTGCTATTTCACTGATTGGAGATCCCAAG GTTGTCTACATGGATGAGCCCAGCACTGGACTGGATCCATCTTCACGAAGTAACTTGTGGAATGTTGTCAAGCGTGCAAAGCAAGATAGAGCGATTATTCTCACTA CTCATTCAATGGAAGAAGCAGAACATCTATGTGATCGACTAGGAATATTCGTCGATGGCAGCTTGCAGTGCATAGGAAATCCTAAAGAG TTGAAGGCAAGATACGGAGGGTCTTATGTGTTTACGATGACAACATCATCAGATAATGAGGAGGAAGTGGAGCACATGGTGCAAAGCCTATCCCCAAATGCCAACAGGATATATCATCTATCAGGGACACAGAAGTTTGAGTTGCCAAAGCAAGAGGTTAGAATTGCAGATGTATTTCAAGCTGTTGAAAAAGCAAAGAGTAGATTCACAGTTTATGCTTGGGGTCTGGCTGATACAACTTTGGAGGATGTGTTTATCAAAGTTGCTCACACTGCTCAAGCTTTCAATGTTCTCTCTTGA
- the LOC107014648 gene encoding ABC transporter A family member 7-like isoform X3 yields MADSVHGPTSFSTQANALLRKNFTFQKRDIKSNIRLISVPIILCLLLVFLQNWVNKELDKPWNRCGCKCIDENGEGKCEEVCGIEYSDLNQAISCSIPRPLEWPPLLQIPESTYRAVQTDFISYGDLPDDSCKISGSCPATILLTGTNQTLGESMGTNLFSSGSTLDYSDIFYSLAYNVLGSESQSKYMNFLEAAFFSNQTVYNVRSQCSPDFTFSLPLDFGSVAVQQEISCVKGLHLWRNSSHEINDELHKGYMNGNPERKINEIIAAYDFLNSNRNGFNVSIWYNSSYKNGKSNQPLALTRVPRSVNLASNAYILDLLGPSARILFEFVKEMPKPETKLNLDFASLLGPLFFTWVVSQLFPVVLIALVYEKQQKLRIMMKMHGLGDGPYWLISYAYFLFVASIYMLCFVIFGSLVVIGYVMVFANGLLSSFLFQFFLQDETFSRGWIIVMELYPGFSLFRGLYEFSHYAFKGNYLGTDGMRWKDLSDGKNGMKEVLIIMLVQWLVFLFLGYYVDQIASSGKYSLCFMWHSRKRPPPSSRKHSFRRQGSKVFVQMEKPDVAQERERVEQLLESSTGHAVICDNLEKVYPGKDGNPEKFAVRGLSLALPQGECFGMLGPNGAGKTTFINMMIGLIKPSSGTAYAQGMDIRTDMDMIYTNMGVCPQHDLLWEILTGREHLLFYGRLKNLEGADLTQAVEESLKSVNLFHGGVADKKAGKYSGGMKRRLSVAISLIGDPKVVYMDEPSTGLDPSSRSNLWNVVKRAKQDRAIILTTHSMEEAEHLCDRLGIFVDGSLQCIGNPKELKARYGGSYVFTMTTSSDNEEEVEHMVQSLSPNANRIYHLSGTQKFELPKQEVRIADVFQAVEKAKSRFTVYAWGLADTTLEDVFIKVAHTAQAFNVLS; encoded by the exons ATGGCGGATTCGGTGCATGGTCCAACAAGCTTCTCCACTCAAGCCAATGCTCTCCTCAGAAAGAATTTTACTTTTCAG AAGCGAGATATCAAGTCTAATATTCGCCTCATTTCGGTTCCTATAATACTTTGTTTATTACTAGTTTTCCTTCAAAATTGGGTAAATAAGGAGTTGGATAAACCATGGAACCGATGTGGCTGTAAATGTATTGACGAAAATGGTGAAGGCAAATGTGAAGAAGTATGTGGTATCGAATACTCAGATTTGAACCAAGCCATCAGCTGTTCAATTCCTAGGCCACTGGAGTGGCCACCCTTGTTACAGATACCAGAATCAACGTATCGTGCTGTACAAACTGATTTTATATCATATGGGGACTTGCCTGATGATTCGTGCAAGATATCGGGTTCCTGTCCAGCTACTATACTTCTAACTGGAACTAATCAGACTCTTGGAGAAA GTATGGGTACAAATTTGTTCAGCAGTGGATCAACTCTGGATTACTCTGACATTTTCTATAGCTTAGCCTATAATGTATTG gGCTCTGAGTCACAGTCTAAGTATATGAATTTTCTTGAGGCAGCTTTCTTCTCTAACCAGACAGTCTACAATGTTCGGTCACAGTGTTCTCCTGACTTCACATTTTCTCTTCCACTAGATTTTGGTTCTGTCGCTGTTCAGCAAG AGATAAGTTGTGTAAAAGGTTTACACTTGTGGCGTAATAGTTCTCATGAGATCAATGATGAACTGCATAAGGGTTACATGAACGGGAATCCAGAGAGAAAGATAAATGAGATAATAGCAG caTATGATTTCCTTAACTCAAATAGGAATGGTTTCAATGTGAGTATTTGGTATAACTCTTCGTATAAGAATGGCAAAAGCAATCAACCTTTGGCTTTGACAAGGGTTCCTCGTTCAGTGAATTTG GCATCAAATGCCTACATTCTGGATTTGCTTGGACCTTCTGCAAGAATATTGTTTGAGTTTGTCAAAGAAATGCCCAAACCAGAAACAAAACTCAATCTGGACTTCGCTTCTCTCCTTGGACCACTATTCTTTACATGGGTGGTTTCACAACTTTTTCCT GTTGTTTTGATAGCTCTAGTTTATGAGAAGCAGCAAAAACTGAGGATCATGATGAAAATGCATGGACTTGGGGATGGTCCCTATTGGCTGATTTCTTATGCTTATTTTCTATTCGTAGCTTCTATATACATGTTATGTTTTGTGATTTTCGGCTCATTAGTAG TCATTGGCTATGTAATGGTGTTTGCAAATGGACTCTTGTCATCATTCCTTTTCCAGTTCTTTCTCCAGGATGAAACATTTTCCA GAGGCTGGATTATAGTTATGGAGCTATATCCTGGCTTTTCTCTTTTTCGTGGACTTTATGAGTTTTCCCATTATGCTTTCAAGGGTAATTATTTAGGAACGGATGGTATGAGATGGAAAGACTTGAGTGACGGAAAAAATGGAATGAAGGAGGTCCTAATTATTATGTTGGTGCAGTGGTTGGTGTTTCTCTTTCTTGGTTATTACGTTGATCAGATTGCTTCATCAGGGAAATATTCCCTATGTTTCATGTGGCACTCTAGAAAGAGGCCTCCGCCTTCCTCTAGGAAACATAGTTTTAGAAGGCAGGGGTCTAAAGTTTTCGTACAAATGGAGAAGCCTGATGTTGCTCAGGAG AGGGAGAGAGTTGAACAGTTGCTCGAATCAAGTACAGGTCATGCTGTCATTTGTGACAATTTGGAAAAGGTTTATCCAGGGAAAGATGGAAACCCTGAGAAATTTGCAGTGAGAGGATTGTCACTTGCTTTGCCTCAAGGGGAATGTTTTGGTATGCTAGGTCCCAATGGTGCTGGCAAAACTACTTTTATTAACATG ATGATTGGGCTCATAAAACCAAGCTCCGGTACTGCATATGCTCAAGGTATGGATATACGAACAGACATGGATATGATATACACCAACATGGGTGTATGTCCGCAGCATGA CTTGCTTTGGGAGATATTAACAGGAAGGGAGCATCTACTTTTCTATGGAAGGCTTAAAAATCTTGAAGGAGCAGACTTGACACAA GCAGTTGAAGAATCTCTTAAGAGTGTCAACTTGTTTCATGGAGGCGTTGCTGACAAGAAAGCTGGTAAATACAGTGGAGGAATGAAGAGGAGGCTAAGTGTTGCTATTTCACTGATTGGAGATCCCAAG GTTGTCTACATGGATGAGCCCAGCACTGGACTGGATCCATCTTCACGAAGTAACTTGTGGAATGTTGTCAAGCGTGCAAAGCAAGATAGAGCGATTATTCTCACTA CTCATTCAATGGAAGAAGCAGAACATCTATGTGATCGACTAGGAATATTCGTCGATGGCAGCTTGCAGTGCATAGGAAATCCTAAAGAG TTGAAGGCAAGATACGGAGGGTCTTATGTGTTTACGATGACAACATCATCAGATAATGAGGAGGAAGTGGAGCACATGGTGCAAAGCCTATCCCCAAATGCCAACAGGATATATCATCTATCAGGGACACAGAAGTTTGAGTTGCCAAAGCAAGAGGTTAGAATTGCAGATGTATTTCAAGCTGTTGAAAAAGCAAAGAGTAGATTCACAGTTTATGCTTGGGGTCTGGCTGATACAACTTTGGAGGATGTGTTTATCAAAGTTGCTCACACTGCTCAAGCTTTCAATGTTCTCTCTTGA
- the LOC107014648 gene encoding ABC transporter A family member 7-like isoform X2, whose product MADSVHGPTSFSTQANALLRKNFTFQKRDIKSNIRLISVPIILCLLLVFLQNWVNKELDKPWNRCGCKCIDENGEGKCEEVCGIEYSDLNQAISCSIPRPLEWPPLLQIPESTYRAVQTDFISYGDLPDDSCKISGSCPATILLTGTNQTLGESMGTNLFSSGSTLDYSDIFYSLAYNVLGSESQSKYMNFLEAAFFSNQTVYNVRSQCSPDFTFSLPLDFGSVAVQQEISCVKGLHLWRNSSHEINDELHKGYMNGNPERKINEIIAAYDFLNSNRNGFNVSIWYNSSYKNGKSNQPLALTRVPRSVNLASNAYILDLLGPSARILFEFVKEMPKPETKLNLDFASLLGPLFFTWVVSQLFPVVLIALVYEKQQKLRIMMKMHGLGDGPYWLISYAYFLFVASIYMLCFVIFGSLVGLKFFLLNDYAIQFVFYFIYINLQESLAFLVAAFFSNVQAATVIGYVMVFANGLLSSFLFQFFLQDETFSRGWIIVMELYPGFSLFRGLYEFSHYAFKGNYLGTDGMRWKDLSDGKNGMKEVLIIMLVQWLVFLFLGYYVDQIASSGKYSLCFMWHSRKRPPPSSRKHSFRRQGSKVFVQMEKPDVAQERERVEQLLESSTGHAVICDNLEKVYPGKDGNPEKFAVRGLSLALPQGECFGMLGPNGAGKTTFINMMIGLIKPSSGTAYAQGMDIRTDMDMIYTNMGVCPQHDLLWEILTGREHLLFYGRLKNLEGADLTQAVEESLKSVNLFHGGVADKKAGKYSGGMKRRLSVAISLIGDPKVVYMDEPSTGLDPSSRSNLWNVVKRAKQDRAIILTTHSMEEAEHLCDRLGIFVDGSLQCIGNPKELKARYGGSYVFTMTTSSDNEEEVEHMVQSLSPNANRIYHLSGTQKFELPKQEVRIADVFQAVEKAKSRFTVYAWGLADTTLEDVFIKVAHTAQAFNVLS is encoded by the exons ATGGCGGATTCGGTGCATGGTCCAACAAGCTTCTCCACTCAAGCCAATGCTCTCCTCAGAAAGAATTTTACTTTTCAG AAGCGAGATATCAAGTCTAATATTCGCCTCATTTCGGTTCCTATAATACTTTGTTTATTACTAGTTTTCCTTCAAAATTGGGTAAATAAGGAGTTGGATAAACCATGGAACCGATGTGGCTGTAAATGTATTGACGAAAATGGTGAAGGCAAATGTGAAGAAGTATGTGGTATCGAATACTCAGATTTGAACCAAGCCATCAGCTGTTCAATTCCTAGGCCACTGGAGTGGCCACCCTTGTTACAGATACCAGAATCAACGTATCGTGCTGTACAAACTGATTTTATATCATATGGGGACTTGCCTGATGATTCGTGCAAGATATCGGGTTCCTGTCCAGCTACTATACTTCTAACTGGAACTAATCAGACTCTTGGAGAAA GTATGGGTACAAATTTGTTCAGCAGTGGATCAACTCTGGATTACTCTGACATTTTCTATAGCTTAGCCTATAATGTATTG gGCTCTGAGTCACAGTCTAAGTATATGAATTTTCTTGAGGCAGCTTTCTTCTCTAACCAGACAGTCTACAATGTTCGGTCACAGTGTTCTCCTGACTTCACATTTTCTCTTCCACTAGATTTTGGTTCTGTCGCTGTTCAGCAAG AGATAAGTTGTGTAAAAGGTTTACACTTGTGGCGTAATAGTTCTCATGAGATCAATGATGAACTGCATAAGGGTTACATGAACGGGAATCCAGAGAGAAAGATAAATGAGATAATAGCAG caTATGATTTCCTTAACTCAAATAGGAATGGTTTCAATGTGAGTATTTGGTATAACTCTTCGTATAAGAATGGCAAAAGCAATCAACCTTTGGCTTTGACAAGGGTTCCTCGTTCAGTGAATTTG GCATCAAATGCCTACATTCTGGATTTGCTTGGACCTTCTGCAAGAATATTGTTTGAGTTTGTCAAAGAAATGCCCAAACCAGAAACAAAACTCAATCTGGACTTCGCTTCTCTCCTTGGACCACTATTCTTTACATGGGTGGTTTCACAACTTTTTCCT GTTGTTTTGATAGCTCTAGTTTATGAGAAGCAGCAAAAACTGAGGATCATGATGAAAATGCATGGACTTGGGGATGGTCCCTATTGGCTGATTTCTTATGCTTATTTTCTATTCGTAGCTTCTATATACATGTTATGTTTTGTGATTTTCGGCTCATTAGTAG GCTTGAAGTTCTTTTTGCTTAATGATTACGCCATCCAGTTCGTGTTTTACTTCATCTATATAAACTTGCAAGAGTCCCTTGCTTTTTTAGTTGCTGCATTTTTCTCTAATGTCCAGGCAGCCACAG TCATTGGCTATGTAATGGTGTTTGCAAATGGACTCTTGTCATCATTCCTTTTCCAGTTCTTTCTCCAGGATGAAACATTTTCCA GAGGCTGGATTATAGTTATGGAGCTATATCCTGGCTTTTCTCTTTTTCGTGGACTTTATGAGTTTTCCCATTATGCTTTCAAGGGTAATTATTTAGGAACGGATGGTATGAGATGGAAAGACTTGAGTGACGGAAAAAATGGAATGAAGGAGGTCCTAATTATTATGTTGGTGCAGTGGTTGGTGTTTCTCTTTCTTGGTTATTACGTTGATCAGATTGCTTCATCAGGGAAATATTCCCTATGTTTCATGTGGCACTCTAGAAAGAGGCCTCCGCCTTCCTCTAGGAAACATAGTTTTAGAAGGCAGGGGTCTAAAGTTTTCGTACAAATGGAGAAGCCTGATGTTGCTCAGGAG AGGGAGAGAGTTGAACAGTTGCTCGAATCAAGTACAGGTCATGCTGTCATTTGTGACAATTTGGAAAAGGTTTATCCAGGGAAAGATGGAAACCCTGAGAAATTTGCAGTGAGAGGATTGTCACTTGCTTTGCCTCAAGGGGAATGTTTTGGTATGCTAGGTCCCAATGGTGCTGGCAAAACTACTTTTATTAACATG ATGATTGGGCTCATAAAACCAAGCTCCGGTACTGCATATGCTCAAGGTATGGATATACGAACAGACATGGATATGATATACACCAACATGGGTGTATGTCCGCAGCATGA CTTGCTTTGGGAGATATTAACAGGAAGGGAGCATCTACTTTTCTATGGAAGGCTTAAAAATCTTGAAGGAGCAGACTTGACACAA GCAGTTGAAGAATCTCTTAAGAGTGTCAACTTGTTTCATGGAGGCGTTGCTGACAAGAAAGCTGGTAAATACAGTGGAGGAATGAAGAGGAGGCTAAGTGTTGCTATTTCACTGATTGGAGATCCCAAG GTTGTCTACATGGATGAGCCCAGCACTGGACTGGATCCATCTTCACGAAGTAACTTGTGGAATGTTGTCAAGCGTGCAAAGCAAGATAGAGCGATTATTCTCACTA CTCATTCAATGGAAGAAGCAGAACATCTATGTGATCGACTAGGAATATTCGTCGATGGCAGCTTGCAGTGCATAGGAAATCCTAAAGAG TTGAAGGCAAGATACGGAGGGTCTTATGTGTTTACGATGACAACATCATCAGATAATGAGGAGGAAGTGGAGCACATGGTGCAAAGCCTATCCCCAAATGCCAACAGGATATATCATCTATCAGGGACACAGAAGTTTGAGTTGCCAAAGCAAGAGGTTAGAATTGCAGATGTATTTCAAGCTGTTGAAAAAGCAAAGAGTAGATTCACAGTTTATGCTTGGGGTCTGGCTGATACAACTTTGGAGGATGTGTTTATCAAAGTTGCTCACACTGCTCAAGCTTTCAATGTTCTCTCTTGA